Proteins found in one Ptychodera flava strain L36383 chromosome 3, AS_Pfla_20210202, whole genome shotgun sequence genomic segment:
- the LOC139129223 gene encoding uncharacterized protein: MPKVRELPEYMKGQIEALHTQGVKNREIARQLGISEGSVRYNIRKLSQHGTMANVQRSGRPRRTTEREDRMLVRTSLADRFETARELRAKFHEDTGKLLSLSTVKSRLYRGASLRDVLQEKTEIATPAHRSTYNYNLLDVM; this comes from the coding sequence ATGCCCAAAGTTCGCGAACTTCCGGAATATATGAAAGGCCAAATAGAGGCACTTCATACTCAAGGTGTCAAAAACCGGGAAATCGCAAGGCAGCTGGGCATATCCGAAGGCAGTGTGAGGTACAACATCCGAAAACTGTCGCAACATGGTACCATGGCCAACGTACAACGGTCTGGACGTCCGAGGCGAACGACTGAACGCGAAGACAGGATGTTGGTGCGGACTAGTCTGGCTGACAGGTTCGAAACGGCCCGTGAACTCCGTGCAAAATTTCACGAGGACACAGGGAAACTCTTGAGTTTAAGTACGGTAAAATCACGGCTTTACAGAGGAGCTAGCCTTCGTGATGTGTTGCAAGAAAAAACCGAAATTGCAACCCCGGCACATCGCAGCACGTACAATTACAATTTGCTCGACGTCATGTAA